The following is a genomic window from Butyricimonas faecihominis.
TTAAATACGGTTATTTTGAGTGCAAGATTTAAATTTATCAAACAAGATGTTGATATAACTAACAGATTGATTAAGGAAAGATTGGCTTATTCTCAAAGATATTTGTCTGCAGATAAACCAAGTTGTGGATCTGTATTCTGTCTTATGAATCCAGTGATTATGAGATTACTTAGAGGTACAAGATATGGTGGTGCCATTTTTTCAAAAAAAACATCTAATTGGATATCAAATATAGATAATGCCAAAGTAGGAGATATTGAGGTTTTAATTGGGAAGGCTATTAGATGGCATAAAGTGTTCTTTTCAAGATATAAAATAGAAATTCGATTCTTCAAGTAAGATGCATGTACTTCATATTGTAGATTCATACGGGGGAACAGAGGTGTATAAAAATCTTTTTGTGGCATTAGATAGTTTAGGTATACAACAAACTATTTTTGTTCCTCTTAATGTTAGTAATCATAATAGAATAGGAAATCATTTGATTGATTTTCAGGTGTCAGGATCAAAAATTATTTATTCCATAGCATTAAAGTCTTATCATAAATTCTTGTATCAATTTAAAATTTCTACGATTTTAAAGGCGATAACTTCTTCTATTAACATCGATGAAATAGATTTAATTCATGCAGCAACTCTTTGTGTAAATGGAGCCGTCGCTCATGAATTGAATAAAAGATATAAAATACCTTATATCTGTGCTGTTAGGAACACTGATATGGAATTGTATTATAAATATTTTCGTTGGCGTATAAATTATTTTTTTAAAATATTTAAGGGAGCTTCTCAAGTAATATTTATTTGTCCACAATATCAAAAAAAGTTTATTCGAGAAAGAATCCCCTTTGTTTATAAAAAAAATGCTGAAAAAAAGGTAGTGAATATTCCTAATGGGATTGATCCTTTGTTTCTGAATGATAGAGTATTTGGTTGCCAAAATTTATCCGGGGCAATACATGTTATTTTTGCTTCTGCTTTTGTTAAAGGGAAAGGGCTCAAGGAAATTATTTTAGCTATCGCTATGCTCAGAGATAAAGGATACAATATTGATATTAAGGCAGTAGGTAGAGGATTGCCTTTTAGAAATGAAAATAAAAGATACCTTCAAGAGATAGAAACTATTGCTAACCAATATGATTGGGTACATTTAGAGAATTACATGAATAAGCGAGATTTGAAAATGTTATTTCGTGAAAGTCATATATTCGTTATGCCTTCAAAGCCAGAAACATTTGGACTTGTTTATGTTGAGGCTTTGACTCAAAATTTGCCTATTGTCTATGCCAAAGGACAAGGATTTGATGGGTATTTTTCTGAAGGCTATATTGGATATCATGTGGAAGCCTTTAATGTTGTAGATATTGCTAATAAAATAGAATTGATTATTACAGAATATAACGATATTGTAGGACGTATTGCAAGAATTGATCTGAAAGAGCAATTTAGTTGGGGTGAAATTGCCCAAAAGTATTATAATATATACAAGAGTATAGTTGGAAAATGAAAAAAATAGCATTATTGTCATTTCATAATGCAGCTAACTATGGGGCTGCACTTCAAGCTTTTGCCTTACAGGAGGCTTTGACTCGAAAAGGGTATGTTTGTGAATATATTGATTACCGGAATACGTATCGAAGTAACGCTTACAATATGAGTTATCATGTTTGGTGTAGCCTAAAAGCAAGAAAATTAAAATCAGCTTTTCTTTATTTTTTAGGAACGCCTTTTATGTGTTTACGTAAATACCGATTTAATAAATTTTATCGTAGATATTTACACTGCACAGCTTCTATTTATCACTCATCAGCAGAAGCAAAAGTATTAAATGATAAATATGATAAATTTATTGTTGGTAGTGATCAAGTATGGAATTATGAAAATAATGGTCGAGATTTTGCTTTTTTGTTAGATTTTGTCACTGATGATGAAAAAAAAATTTCTTATTCATCAAGTTTTGGGTTAAGCTCTGTTCCTAAGGATTTACGCAAGGAGTACAAGTACAATCTTTTGAAAATAAAATATATTTCGGTTCGTGAACGTTATGCAGTGAATTTAGTTCGAGAGCTATCAGGTCGGTGTGCCGAATTGGTTTTAGATCCAGTCTTCTTATTAAGTAGAGAAGAGTGGCAACGATTTTTATTAAATCGACCACGTAGTAAGTATATATTTACTTATACGAATCAACCAGGGCAAGTAGAGCGATTTTTTAATCAAACAGGCTATGATATACAGTATTTTAAACATTATAAATTGGCTCGGGCAACATCTTTGTTAGATTTCTTATCTAGTCATACTTGTGTAAAGTATGCGATGTCTCCATCTGAATTTGTTAGTTGTATAAATTATGCGGAACTCGTTGTATCTGCTTCATTCCATTGTATCGCATTGTCGATTATTCTTAACAAGCCATTTATAGCTATTCTTACTGGTGATACAGGAAAAGACGAGAGAGTATTGAGTATTTTACAACTGCTTGGCTTACAAAATCGCATATATTCTCCGTCAATGACGTTAGAAGAAATAAATCTTCCGATTAATTATGAGAGTGTAAACGAAGAGATCTTTAGATTACGGAAGGATTCATTTCAATTTCTTATTAATAGTATTGAAAAATAATAAATTAAATTTATGAATAAAATAAAAATTGCTGTAATCGGTCTCGGTTACGTTGGATTACCTTTGGCTCGTCTTTTTTCAACTAAGTATTTAACTGTTGGTTTTGATATGAATCAAAGGCGAGTAGATACCTTGATGTCAGGACATGATGTGACGTTAGAGGTGGCGGATGATTTATTACAAGATGCTATCCATAATCATGGTTTTAAGTGTACGACCCGTATCGATGAAATTAGTGATTGTAATTTTTATATAGTTGCCGTTCCAACTCCTGTAGATGAGAATAACCGTCCTGATCTTAAACCTTTGTGGGGTGCAAGTGAAACTGTTGGAAAAGTTATTTCAAAAGGAGATATAGTAGTATATGAGTCAACAGTATATCCGGGAGTCACAGAAGAAGAATGTTTACCTGTAGTGGAACGGGTATCAGGATTAAAGTTTAATCAAGATTTCTTTGCTGGTTATAGCCCAGAACGGATTAATCCTGGAGATAAGGAACATACTGTAGAGAAGATTAAGAAAGTTACATCGGGCTCGACTCCAGAGATTGCAGAGGTTGTTGATAAGATTTATAATTCTGTACTTGAAAATGGAACTCATAAAGCTTCTTCTATTAAAGTTGCCGAGGCTTCTAAGATAATAGAGAACTCACAGCGTGATGTTAATATCGCTTTTATGAATGAATTAGCAAAAATTTTTAATGCGATGGAGATTGATACTCACGATGTAATTGATGCCGCTTCCAGTAAGTGGAATTTTATAAAATTAAGTCCAGGGCTTGTAGGTGGACATTGTATAAGTGTAGACCCGTATTATTTAATTCAGAAAGCCCAGGTTTATGGCGTTTTACCTCGAGTTATGTCAAATGCTCGTCGTTTGAATGATGGTATGGGGGCGTACGTAGCAAACCAAACTATTAAATGCATGAACAAAAAAGGGGTAATAGTAAAGGATTCTAGAATTTTGATTCTTGGTATTACATTTAAGGAAAATTGTCCTGATATTCGTAATACGAAAATCGTTGACATTTATCATACGTTCGAGGAGTATACGAATAATATTACTATTTACGATCCGTGGGCAGATATTGATGCCGTTCGTCATGAATATAGTCTTGAAATAATTAATGTTCTCTCAGGTAGAGAGAAATATGATTCTATTATTCTTGCTGTTGCTCATGATGAGTTTCTAAATCTTGATATTCGTTCTCTTCTAGCGTCAGAAAATGGGGTTGTTTATGATGTGAAAGGTGTTCTTCCTAGAAAAATTGTTGATGCAAGATTATAATTAATGATGTTATCTATTGTTTGCCCGATATACAATGAAGTGAGGTATATTAAAGGGTGTATAGAGTCAATTGTAGCGCAGGATTATCCTAAAGATAGTTTGGAAGTATTGTTTGTTGATGGGATGAGTTTAGATGGAACTCGCGATGTTGTACAGCAATTTATGTCTTTATATCCTTTCATTAAATTATTGGATAATCCTAAAAAAATTACTCCCACTGCTTTAAATATAGGGGTTACTGCAGCAAAAGGTTCGATTATTTTTCGTTTAGATGCACATGCTATTTATCCTAATAATTATTTCTCAATATTGGTTAAATACCTTGAAGAGTTGAGAGCAGATAATGTTGGCGGTATATGTAGAACACTACCTGTTAATAATACGAATGTTTGTGTTGCAATTGCTTGTGCTTTAAGTAGTCCTTTCGGTATGGGAAACTCCTATTTTAGAATAGGAATAAAAGATGTAAAAAAAGTAGATACGGTGCCTTTTGGTTGTTTTAGAAAAGAAGTATTTGATAAAGTAGGGCTTTTTGATGAAGAATTAATTCGTAATCAAGATGACGAATTTAATGGGCGGATTATTAAAGAGGGTGGTTGTATTTATTTAATACCAGAGGTTATTATAGATTATTATGCCCGAGATTCGATAAAAAAAGTAATAAAAATGTTTTATCAATATGGGTTATTTAAACCATTAGTAAATATAAAGTTGAGAAAACCTACTACTATTCGACAATTTTTTCCTGTGTTGTTTGTTATTGGTTTAATTGTAGGTGGAGTGTTTAGTATATTTACTTCATTGGTATATATTTATATATTAGTAGTGAGTTTATATTGGTGTCTCGCATTTTATTTTGCATTGAGTAATATACGGAAAATAAAAAGATTAGGTGGAGTGATGCTCTTACCTTTTATATTCTTCATGATACATGTAAGTTATGGTTGGGGATATTTAGTTGGAATTTTTAAGGTGATTTTTAAAAGTTCCTTTTCTGTAGTAAGCAATAGATAAATTTTTTACATATATCAGATTTGTGGTATGTAAATATTGGAAATAATATTCTACATGTGATAAACCTTCTTTAATGTTGTAATTTTTTTTATATGATACCATTTTCACCACCAAGAATTGACCAGAAGGTCATTGATGAGGTTGTTGATACCTTGAAGTCCGGTTGGATTACGACGGGACCAAAGACGAAGGAGTTTGAACGGAGACTGACAGCGTATTGTGGAAACAAGGCGACGTTGGCTGTGAACTCGAATACTGTGGGGCTTGAAGTTGTACTGCGGTGGTTTGGAGTACAGGAGGGGGATGAGGTGATTGTGCCGGCGTACACGTATTGTGCCACGGCGAATGTTATCGTGCATTGTGGGGCGAAACCGGTGATGGTGGATGTGAATGCGGATGATTTTGACGTGTGTTTGGAGAAAGTGAGGGAGGCGATCACGGATAAGACAAAGGTGATTATGCCTGTTGATTTGGGAGGTATGCCGTGTGCGTATGATGAGTTGTTTGAATTGGTGGAGGCTGAGGATGTAAAAACGTTGTTTCAGGCGAAGACGGAAGAGCAGAGGAAGTTGGGACGGATTTTAATTTTGTCGGACTCGGCTCATTCGATAGGGGCGGAATATAAGGGGCGGAAAGCGGGATGCCTGGCTGATGTTTCGGTGTTCTCTTTCCATGCGGTGAAGAATCTGACCACGGCGGAGGGTGGAGCGATCATGTTGAATTTGCCGGAGCCTTTTGATAACGAGGAGGTGTATAGGTATTTATGTACATATACTTTGCATGGACAAAATAAAGATGCGTTGGCCAAGACGAAAAGGGGGGCGTGGCGTTATGATGTGCTTGTGTCCGGTTTTAAGGGGAATATGACGGATATTATGGCTTCTATCGGTTTGGTGGAGTTGTCTCGTTACGAGGATGATACTTTGCATTATCGGAAGTGTATATATGATCAATACACTGATGCTTTTGCCCGATATGGGTGGGCAGAATTGCCGATTTATGAAACGGAAGACCGGAAGAGTTCTTATCACGTGTACTGTTTGCGGGTGAAGGGAATCACGGAGCAACAACGGGATGAGATTATTCAGCGGATTTTTGACAAGGATGTCTCGGTAAACGTGCATTTTCAACCCTTGCCTTTGTTGAGTGCATTTAAGAATAAGGGGTATAAGATTGAAGATTATCCGGTTGCTTACGATAATTATTGCCGGGAGATTTCTTTACCAGTGTGGTATGGGTTGAGTGAGGAGATGGTAAAAACGGTTATTGATGCTGTTATTTGTTCTGTAGAAGAGGTTTTAGCGTGATACGCTTTTGTGATGTTTTCTTTTCTTTATTGGGCTTGATAGTTCTATCACCCATTTTTGTGATTATAGCTTTATGTATCGTGTTGGATAGTCGGGGAGGTGTGTTTTATCGTCAGGTGCGAGTGGGGCGGGATGGTAAGGATTTCCGGTTGTTTAAGTTTCGATCCATGGCAAGCGGGGCGGATAAGAAGGGGTTGATAACCGTGGGGGCAAAGGATTCACGGGTAACACGGGTCGGGTATTTCCTGAGAAAGTATAAACTGGACGAGTTGCCGCAGTTGTTGAACGTGGTGCGAGGAGAGATGAGTTTGGTAGGACCGAGACCGGAGGTGAGGAAGTACGTGGATATGTACACTGTCGAGCAACATAAAGTGTTGGCGGTTGTTCCGGGTATAACGGATTATGCTTCTATCGAGTATGCGGATGAAAATACAATCTTGGGACAGGCAAGTGATCCGGACCGGGCTTATGTGGAGCAAATTATGCCGGATAAGATACGGTATAACATGAAGTATATAAATAATCGATGTTTGAAAGAGTATTTTAAAATTATATTTTTGACGTTGATGAAGATCGTTAAATGATGTAGGGATTACGTGATTGAAAAAGAGATAGTACCCCGGATGAAAGTTCGGGGTATTTTGTTTTGAGGGCTATTGTTTTTTGTATGAAAGTTTCCTATATTTGTAAAAATGTTTACGTTATGAGTACAAAAGCAACAATAGAGGTTGATTTGAGTCTTTTTGAGCAGTTGAAAAAATATGCAAAATCTAAAGGTCGGACGATCACGGAGGTCGTCGAAAAGCAATTAAAAAGCTTGCTTGGAACAGAGGTAAAAGACAAGCCTGTTTCTTCAAAATTAAGGGGAATTGTTAATCTTCCAGAAAATTTTGATTATAAAGAGGAATTGAAAAATAGATCTTTGGAAAAATGAAGCATTATTGTGTAGATACAAATGTCGTCATTGATATGTTGGCAAATCGTGGTGAATTTGCGGAAGCGGCTTCAAATCTTATGGATGCTGCAGGGCGTGGTGAAATTTGCGTGTATATATCCTCCTTGTCATATTCGAATATATATTACATTATTCGACGATATTTGGGGCATGAGAGAACGATAGAAAGTTTGAAAGAATTGTCTAAATACGTGGGAATTCTTCCTGTAAATGGGAAAATAATTCGTTTATCTCTTGATTCTGAATTTGGTGATTTTGAGGATGCAATACAATATTTTTCTGCTTTGCAGAATAGAAAAATCGAAGCAATTGTAACTCGAAATGTAAAAGATTTTAAATTGTCCACATTGCCGGTTCTACAACCATCGGAATTATTAGTTTGATAATTTGTGATTGTTTGTAAAAAGAGATAGTACCCCGGATGAAAGTTCGGGGTATTTTTGTACGATGAAAAAGTTGTAGTAGGTGAAGATGTAGCTGTCAAATCGGCAGGAATTTGGGTTTGGCATAACTATTGTCATTTAGTTGTCGTAAAATTTGAAGTATAATTAAATTAAAAATATAGAGTTATGTCAACAGGAAAGATTGGAGTTTCAACAGGGAATTTGTTCCCGATTATCAAGAAATTTTTATACTCGGATCACGAGATCTTTTTGAGAGAGATTGTTTCGAATGCGGTGGATGCTTCTCAAAAAATGAAAGTATTGGCTTCGAACGGGGAGTTTAAAGGTGAACTTGGTGAGTTGAAGGTAAGGGTGAAGGCTGACAAAGCGGCAGGGACGCTGACGGTATCGGATAACGGTATCGGTATGACGCAAGAGGAAGTGGAGAAGTATATCAACCAGATCGCTTTTTCCGGTGCGGAGGAGTTCATGAACAAATACAAGGATAACGCCGCGGCCATTATCGGGCATTTCGGGTTAGGTTTCTATTCTTCGTTCATGGTGAGTGACCGGGTGGAGATCGTGACGAAATCTTATAAAGAGGGGGCGAAGGCTGTAAAATGGTCATGCGAGGGAAATCCGGAATACACGTTGGAGGAGACGGAAAAGGCCGAGAGAGGTACGGATATTATCATGTATATCAGCGAGGAAGAGAAGGATTTTTTGGAAGATGCTAAGGTGAATGAATTGCTGACCAAGTATTGCAAGTTCTTGCCGATAGAGATTATTTCCGGAAAGAAGAAAGAGTGGAAGGACGGGGAATACAAAGATACGACGGAAGATAACGTGATCAATGATACGAATCCGGCATGGACCCGTAAACCGGCTGATCTGACGGAGGAGGATTACGAGAAGTTCTATCGCGAATTGTACCCGATGGCTCAAGATCCGTTGTTCCATATTCACTTGAACGTGGATTATCCTTTTAACTTGACGGGTATATTGTATTTTCCGAAGATCGACAACAAGTTCGAGATTCAGAAGAACAAGATTCAATTATATAGCAATCAAGTGTACGTGACGGATTCCGTGGAAGGAATTGTGCCGGAGTACTTGACGTTGTTGCATGGTGTGATCGATTCACCGGATATTCCGTTGAACGTGTCCCGTTCTTATTTACAGAGCGATCGTAACGTGAAGAAGATTTCAAGTCATATCACGAAGAAGGTGGCTGATAGTTTGAATGATATTTTCACGAATAAGCGGGAAGACTACGAGAAGAAGTGGGATGATTTGAAAATTTTCATCCAATATGGTATGTTGACGGATGAGAAATTCGCAGAGAGAGCCAAGAGTATCTTCTTGTTCAAGAACACGGAAGGGAAATACTTCACGTATGAAGAGTACGAGAACTTGATCAAAGCCAACCAGACGGATAAAGATAATAAGGTGGTGTTCCTGTATGCCACGGATGCTAAAGAACAGTACACGTATATCGAGACTGCTAAGGGTAAGGGATATGATGTGTTGTTGATGGATGGTCAATTGGATACACATTTTATCAACCATTTGGAACAAAAGAACTCCGATCACCGTTTTGTACGGGTGGATTCGGATGTTATCGACAAGTTGATCCCGAAGGAAGAGACGAAAGAGGTTGCTTTGAGTCACGAGGAACAAGAGGAATTGCGTGCCGTGTTTACTTCCCAGTTACCGAAGGAGGAAGGAATGTTTATGGTTAATTTCGAGGCTATGGGTGAGAATGGTGATCCGGTGATCGTGACACGTTCTGAGTTCATGCGTCGTATGAAAGAGATGGCAGCCATGAATCCGGGAATGGGATTCTACGGGGCAATGGGCGATCAGTACACTTTGGTGGTAAACACGGATCATAAGTTGGTGAACGCAATCCTAGAGAACGAGAAAGAGGAAATGAGTGCTCAGTTGGAGCCGATTAATTTCGAGATCAAGGAGACTGAAAAGAAACAGGCAGAACTGGACGAGTTGAATAAGGGTAAGAAAGACGAGGAGATTCCTCAAGTGGATAAAGATCGGAAGAGTGAGTATAGTAAGACAATAGCCGATCTGAACAAGCAAAAGAACTCGTTGCTGGAGGAGTACGGGAAAGGTAACAAGGTTGTTGGTCAGTTAATTGACTTGGCGTTGTTAGCGAACGGGCTACTGAAAGGCGAGGCGCTGAACAGGTTTGTAAAACGAAGTGTTGAACTGATTAAATAAAAAATTAAGCCGGACAGGTCGTCCGGCTTAATTTTTTCAAAAATAATCACTACTTTCGTTGACGAATTTCGTATAAATTAAAAAAATAGAAGTTATGCAGATTATTTATACTTCCGGAAATTACAAAAGAACTATCGTTAAATCGATCGTGGCGATTGTTTTAGGTCTTGTGCTCGTACTGTGGCCGACAGAAGTGTTAAATTACACGGTAAAGATTATCGGAGCCGTATTTTGTGTTACCGGGATTATCTCTTTTCTGGTCTCTATGCGGGATCAGAATGAACGTTCGGCTAGGGGACTGACTTCTTTTAACGGGATCGGAAGTATTATTTTGGGTATTCTATTGTGGTCGATGGCTGATTTTTTCACCAACATGTTGATGTATTTGTTGGGATTTATCCTGATTGTTGCGGGTATCGGTCAGTTGGTGATGTTGACTTCTGCGAGGAAATTCGGGCATATCGCTCCGTTGAGTTACGTGTATCCGGTAATTATTTTGTTGGCCGGATTGATTGTTTTTGCTAATCCGTTCTCGGCGAAAGAAGGAATTATAACTTTCTTCGGTGCTGTGACAATATTTTACGGGATAACGGATTTGATTAATCATTATAAGGTTAATCAGTTGCGTAAGGAGACACATGAAACCGAGCAACAACAGAAGATGGGAGGTGGAGAGATTGAGGATGCGGAGTATGAAGAAATAGAATAAATGAAGATTTACGATTTTAAATTTTAGATTTTAAATTACAGGATAGGTGCGTGTGATCGAAAAGGTTTAAGAAAAGAAATAGATAAAATGGTGCATATTATTAACAAGGAGGATTCGGTTTATAATCGTTTTTTAGCAGAACTTAGGGATAAAGAAATTCAAAAAGATCCGTTGCGTTTTCGTCGGAATCTGGAACGGGTTGGTGAGG
Proteins encoded in this region:
- a CDS encoding glycosyltransferase family 4 protein, with the translated sequence MHVLHIVDSYGGTEVYKNLFVALDSLGIQQTIFVPLNVSNHNRIGNHLIDFQVSGSKIIYSIALKSYHKFLYQFKISTILKAITSSINIDEIDLIHAATLCVNGAVAHELNKRYKIPYICAVRNTDMELYYKYFRWRINYFFKIFKGASQVIFICPQYQKKFIRERIPFVYKKNAEKKVVNIPNGIDPLFLNDRVFGCQNLSGAIHVIFASAFVKGKGLKEIILAIAMLRDKGYNIDIKAVGRGLPFRNENKRYLQEIETIANQYDWVHLENYMNKRDLKMLFRESHIFVMPSKPETFGLVYVEALTQNLPIVYAKGQGFDGYFSEGYIGYHVEAFNVVDIANKIELIITEYNDIVGRIARIDLKEQFSWGEIAQKYYNIYKSIVGK
- a CDS encoding polysaccharide pyruvyl transferase family protein, whose product is MKKIALLSFHNAANYGAALQAFALQEALTRKGYVCEYIDYRNTYRSNAYNMSYHVWCSLKARKLKSAFLYFLGTPFMCLRKYRFNKFYRRYLHCTASIYHSSAEAKVLNDKYDKFIVGSDQVWNYENNGRDFAFLLDFVTDDEKKISYSSSFGLSSVPKDLRKEYKYNLLKIKYISVRERYAVNLVRELSGRCAELVLDPVFLLSREEWQRFLLNRPRSKYIFTYTNQPGQVERFFNQTGYDIQYFKHYKLARATSLLDFLSSHTCVKYAMSPSEFVSCINYAELVVSASFHCIALSIILNKPFIAILTGDTGKDERVLSILQLLGLQNRIYSPSMTLEEINLPINYESVNEEIFRLRKDSFQFLINSIEK
- a CDS encoding nucleotide sugar dehydrogenase is translated as MNKIKIAVIGLGYVGLPLARLFSTKYLTVGFDMNQRRVDTLMSGHDVTLEVADDLLQDAIHNHGFKCTTRIDEISDCNFYIVAVPTPVDENNRPDLKPLWGASETVGKVISKGDIVVYESTVYPGVTEEECLPVVERVSGLKFNQDFFAGYSPERINPGDKEHTVEKIKKVTSGSTPEIAEVVDKIYNSVLENGTHKASSIKVAEASKIIENSQRDVNIAFMNELAKIFNAMEIDTHDVIDAASSKWNFIKLSPGLVGGHCISVDPYYLIQKAQVYGVLPRVMSNARRLNDGMGAYVANQTIKCMNKKGVIVKDSRILILGITFKENCPDIRNTKIVDIYHTFEEYTNNITIYDPWADIDAVRHEYSLEIINVLSGREKYDSIILAVAHDEFLNLDIRSLLASENGVVYDVKGVLPRKIVDARL
- a CDS encoding glycosyltransferase family 2 protein, which encodes MMLSIVCPIYNEVRYIKGCIESIVAQDYPKDSLEVLFVDGMSLDGTRDVVQQFMSLYPFIKLLDNPKKITPTALNIGVTAAKGSIIFRLDAHAIYPNNYFSILVKYLEELRADNVGGICRTLPVNNTNVCVAIACALSSPFGMGNSYFRIGIKDVKKVDTVPFGCFRKEVFDKVGLFDEELIRNQDDEFNGRIIKEGGCIYLIPEVIIDYYARDSIKKVIKMFYQYGLFKPLVNIKLRKPTTIRQFFPVLFVIGLIVGGVFSIFTSLVYIYILVVSLYWCLAFYFALSNIRKIKRLGGVMLLPFIFFMIHVSYGWGYLVGIFKVIFKSSFSVVSNR
- a CDS encoding DegT/DnrJ/EryC1/StrS family aminotransferase, with protein sequence MIPFSPPRIDQKVIDEVVDTLKSGWITTGPKTKEFERRLTAYCGNKATLAVNSNTVGLEVVLRWFGVQEGDEVIVPAYTYCATANVIVHCGAKPVMVDVNADDFDVCLEKVREAITDKTKVIMPVDLGGMPCAYDELFELVEAEDVKTLFQAKTEEQRKLGRILILSDSAHSIGAEYKGRKAGCLADVSVFSFHAVKNLTTAEGGAIMLNLPEPFDNEEVYRYLCTYTLHGQNKDALAKTKRGAWRYDVLVSGFKGNMTDIMASIGLVELSRYEDDTLHYRKCIYDQYTDAFARYGWAELPIYETEDRKSSYHVYCLRVKGITEQQRDEIIQRIFDKDVSVNVHFQPLPLLSAFKNKGYKIEDYPVAYDNYCREISLPVWYGLSEEMVKTVIDAVICSVEEVLA
- a CDS encoding sugar transferase, translating into MIRFCDVFFSLLGLIVLSPIFVIIALCIVLDSRGGVFYRQVRVGRDGKDFRLFKFRSMASGADKKGLITVGAKDSRVTRVGYFLRKYKLDELPQLLNVVRGEMSLVGPRPEVRKYVDMYTVEQHKVLAVVPGITDYASIEYADENTILGQASDPDRAYVEQIMPDKIRYNMKYINNRCLKEYFKIIFLTLMKIVK
- a CDS encoding DUF6364 family protein, translated to MSTKATIEVDLSLFEQLKKYAKSKGRTITEVVEKQLKSLLGTEVKDKPVSSKLRGIVNLPENFDYKEELKNRSLEK
- a CDS encoding type II toxin-antitoxin system VapC family toxin, coding for MKHYCVDTNVVIDMLANRGEFAEAASNLMDAAGRGEICVYISSLSYSNIYYIIRRYLGHERTIESLKELSKYVGILPVNGKIIRLSLDSEFGDFEDAIQYFSALQNRKIEAIVTRNVKDFKLSTLPVLQPSELLV
- the htpG gene encoding molecular chaperone HtpG, with product MSTGKIGVSTGNLFPIIKKFLYSDHEIFLREIVSNAVDASQKMKVLASNGEFKGELGELKVRVKADKAAGTLTVSDNGIGMTQEEVEKYINQIAFSGAEEFMNKYKDNAAAIIGHFGLGFYSSFMVSDRVEIVTKSYKEGAKAVKWSCEGNPEYTLEETEKAERGTDIIMYISEEEKDFLEDAKVNELLTKYCKFLPIEIISGKKKEWKDGEYKDTTEDNVINDTNPAWTRKPADLTEEDYEKFYRELYPMAQDPLFHIHLNVDYPFNLTGILYFPKIDNKFEIQKNKIQLYSNQVYVTDSVEGIVPEYLTLLHGVIDSPDIPLNVSRSYLQSDRNVKKISSHITKKVADSLNDIFTNKREDYEKKWDDLKIFIQYGMLTDEKFAERAKSIFLFKNTEGKYFTYEEYENLIKANQTDKDNKVVFLYATDAKEQYTYIETAKGKGYDVLLMDGQLDTHFINHLEQKNSDHRFVRVDSDVIDKLIPKEETKEVALSHEEQEELRAVFTSQLPKEEGMFMVNFEAMGENGDPVIVTRSEFMRRMKEMAAMNPGMGFYGAMGDQYTLVVNTDHKLVNAILENEKEEMSAQLEPINFEIKETEKKQAELDELNKGKKDEEIPQVDKDRKSEYSKTIADLNKQKNSLLEEYGKGNKVVGQLIDLALLANGLLKGEALNRFVKRSVELIK
- a CDS encoding HdeD family acid-resistance protein, yielding MQIIYTSGNYKRTIVKSIVAIVLGLVLVLWPTEVLNYTVKIIGAVFCVTGIISFLVSMRDQNERSARGLTSFNGIGSIILGILLWSMADFFTNMLMYLLGFILIVAGIGQLVMLTSARKFGHIAPLSYVYPVIILLAGLIVFANPFSAKEGIITFFGAVTIFYGITDLINHYKVNQLRKETHETEQQQKMGGGEIEDAEYEEIE